In Salvelinus namaycush isolate Seneca chromosome 12, SaNama_1.0, whole genome shotgun sequence, the DNA window ATGAAACTTGAATTTGAGAGACCTTGGTGCCATTTAAGTGACTGGACAATATAAATAACCACAGACTCAAACTTTGCTCACTTCATGTTAGCAACAAAATCCTCGCCCTTCTTGATGGAGCCCTTCAGCTCACTAATGGCATCAGCCACCAGATTCTCCTCAAAGGCTGACAGCTTGCCCAGGCCAAGGTTCTTCTCAATTCCGTGTTTCTAAAAGGGTACAAAAATATTCCTTCTGGTTATCACTTCAGATTGTCAAAGTAGTGTCATTCAAATAGGAACCTGAATTAAGTACAAGTACATCATTAATATCAACAATAAGCAGAAGGTGAAATTTTAGTCTCCAACTTAAAAACCTGTTTATAAGGTGGTGTAGGACTTACCCCGAGGAGGAGAGGTGTGGAGAAGTATTTGCATTCGGTCTCTTCTGACCTTACGTACGCACACTCTACAACGCCATCCTTTCCGTTCATGGCGTCCAGGACAGAGAAGGTGAACCTAGCCCCAGCGTAGGCCATGGACAGCGTAGCAGAGCCTGAACACACATAGGTTAGCCAGTTAGAGCTCATCAGAGTGGTTCAAACATGAGTTACGTTTAAAGGACAGTTTATATTGAGAATCAGCCAGTCCTTCGGGTAACACTGCCTACCTGCTCCAGCCTTGGCCTTCACAACCTCAGTGCCAGCATCCTGGATCCTAGCGGTCAGAGCAGACAGCTGGTCGGCTGGGAACTCCACTTTGGGTGTTGCCTACAGAGCAGCGTGTGCAAGGTGTATAGTTATTCACAGGAAAAGCCTTGTTCATGTTGAACCTTATACTATTCCTTTTCCAACTGAATTTTAAAATGACCATGAATTAGGAATTTCTTAAAGCCACAGACTAACAAATACTGAATCACTGTATGACAACTCACTCACTTTGATGTTACAAACACTAGAGGGAGCCATAATAAAGTGTTCCCAAAAACAGGGGCGGCATATCAGATCAGCTCAAACCCCTAAACAATCGCAAATGTGTGTCATTTTTGTTTTTAGATTAAGATTTAGTCCTACTGGTGGCATTGCAAGGAAATCTTTCAGGTATTGGATTTTTTATTTCTGTGAAAAGTCCCTTATTCTTACCTGTGAGATGAGCGGAATAATGGTCTTTCCTGCATGACCTCCAATCACTGGTACATTGACACGTGCTGGGTCAAGGCCCTGCAATATGAAACACCAAACAGTCAGCCATCTTGCCTTGCCACTCATTATGCAATAATCAATGAGTGGATACTAGCTGGCTAGCATTAACTTAAGGGGGAAAAAATAACTACTTTAAAAATGTTATGCAGTTGGATCATGGTGACAACCAAATATTTAAGTGGAGACATTCCCTACAACATAAGCCTATTACAATACAAACGTTGTATAGAATGCACCCAAGCACATGTAGAGCCTTGCTCTGAGCAAACTACAAAGTTGGCAACTCCAACTCTAGGTGtgaatgtttttgctttgtcactcaGATGATTGTGGAAGAGTAGATAAACACTATCTGTAAGATACAAACAAGCTTTGTTCCGTTCAGGGTGATACGCCCATGAACTTTGAGATCACTCCTGTGTGTCAAAGGTATAGCGGGTGAGTATAGGGCGCATTAGGAATGTTTGAGGTCCTCAATCCTCTGTAGCTTAAAGATGGCTTACTTTCAGCTCAGCGACAAATGAGTTGGCTCTGACGATATCCAATGTTGTGACGCCAAACACTCTGTTGGGGTTGTAGACACCATACTTTTTCATCACCTCTGATGTGATGGGAATAGTAGAGTTGACCTATGGATGAAACAAAACTGTCAGCTATTTCAAACTACATGTTACTATCACTGGCATTTAGCTTCTGATGTACACTAAACAGCCATTACACAATCAATGGAATATTTAAGCATTTATTGTTGAACAAGATCTTGTATCATTAAAGATTGTGGTGACTGAAGCACCAAAACAAATCAGTGACCTAAACAGCGCTGGCATGGAAAATAAATTGCCTTTCAAATTAAGCCCATTCCTGAAAGTCAGTGCTACCTTCTCTTTGGCAACAAAAAATGGCTTTTCTCC includes these proteins:
- the LOC120057019 gene encoding malate dehydrogenase, mitochondrial-like; its protein translation is MFSRIARPTICIATRSLSTSSQNNAKVAVLGASGGIGQPLSLLLKNSPLVGELSLFDIAHTPGVAADLSHIETRAHVTGYMGPDQLDAALKGCDVVVIPAGVPRKPGMTRDDLFNTNATIVATLADAVARNCPEAMICIIANPVNSTIPITSEVMKKYGVYNPNRVFGVTTLDIVRANSFVAELKGLDPARVNVPVIGGHAGKTIIPLISQATPKVEFPADQLSALTARIQDAGTEVVKAKAGAGSATLSMAYAGARFTFSVLDAMNGKDGVVECAYVRSEETECKYFSTPLLLGKHGIEKNLGLGKLSAFEENLVADAISELKGSIKKGEDFVANMK